One Megalops cyprinoides isolate fMegCyp1 chromosome 23, fMegCyp1.pri, whole genome shotgun sequence genomic region harbors:
- the LOC118770530 gene encoding transmembrane protein 243-like — MDNFTTRTYGTGGLDNRPLFGETSARDRIVNLAVGGLTSLLVIVTIISSFFFPTTPPKPLNVFFAICILLICGAVMVLIFWYRQGDLEPKFRNLIYYCLGSIAMLCICANLYFHDVGK; from the exons ATGGACAACTTCACAACGCGGACATATGGGACCGGCGGGCTGGACAACCGGCCGCTCTTTGGGGAGACGTCCGCCAGG GATCGTATTGTCAACTTGGCAGTTGGTGGACTCACATCTTTGCTAGTTATA GTGACGATTATTAGTTCATTCTTCTTCCCCACGACGCCTCCGAAACCTTTGAATGTCTTCTTTGCCATCTGTATCCTCTTGATCTGTGGTGCAGTGATGGTGCTG ATATTCTGGTACCGGCAAGGAGATTTGGAGCCCAAATTCCGGAACTTGATCTATTACTGCTTAGGGTCGATAGCCATGTTGTGTATATGTGCCAATTTGTATTTTCACGATgttggaaaatga
- the meig1 gene encoding meiosis expressed gene 1 protein homolog — MSCASFLRNARPKSMSRAKQWTDEVENLYRFQQAGYRDELEYKQIKQVDLVDRWPETGFVKKLQRRDNTFYYYNRQRECEDKEVHKVKVYAY; from the exons ATGTCCTGCGCATCATTCCTGCGTAATGCCAGACCAAAATCCATGAGCCGTGCGAAGCAGTGGACTGACGAGGTGGAAAACCTGTACAGGTTTCAGCAGGCGGGCTACCGGGATGAGCTAGagtataaacaaataaaacaagtggATCTG GTCGATCGATGGCCTGAAACTGGCTTTGTGAAAAAGCTTCAGCGGCGAGACAACACGTTTTACTACTACAACAGGCAAAGGGAATGCGAGGACAAGGAGGTCCATAAAGTGAAAGTGTATGCGTACTAA